In the genome of Cryptomeria japonica chromosome 8, Sugi_1.0, whole genome shotgun sequence, one region contains:
- the LOC131060558 gene encoding sesquiterpene synthase Cad translates to MAEVFETSSISASSKLGADEDCITRRKGNHHPNLWSDDFIQSLSSPYEDSSYYEHREILINEIHDMFSNGEEHFSLHERILFVDVLQRLGIDRHFQEEIKMMLDNIYKYWNHNIIGDLNMMALGFRILRLNRYDVSSDVFQKFKAEEGQFFGFGSSHEDTKLAIMLNLYKASELDFPDEKILKEARVFASTYLQRAMKEYGDIKEKKNPLLIEIEYSMKYAWRSRIPRWEAWNFIQIFEQQIYNGSFANNIYKIPNTYSQKLLELAILDFNILQAQHQSELKLVSTWWKNSSVIQLDFFRHRHVEFYFWWASSLFEPEFNTSRIGFTKLATNISLIDDTYDTYGIIDELRSFTTALIRWDISTIENLPDYMKIAFKFSYQIHKEVASEAERKHGSFVHKYIQSCWKSFISSYMQEAEWIASNHTPGFDEYLMNGTKSSGMRNLLVHSLILMNIPLSDEMLAQLDIPSSKLQDLVSLTTRLVDDIKDFEDEKARGETASSIECYMKDNPGSTREDALNYITNYIESCVQELNKEFLKPSNIPDYCRNLYFNAGMRGIFFLFKDVDGLTFSHHKEIQDAITKILVEPIIP, encoded by the exons ATGGCAGAAGTGTTTGAAACTTCTAGTATTTCAGCATCTTCCAAATTAGGAGCTGATGAAGATTGCATCACTCGTCGGAAAGGAAATCATCACCCTAATTTGTGGAGCGACGATTTCATACAGTCTCTTAGTTCTCCATATGAA GATTCCTCATACTATGAGCATAGGGAAATACTAATTAATGAGATTCATGATATGTTTTCTAATGGAGAAGAACACTTTAGTCTACATGAAAGGATTTTGTTTGTTGATGTTCTACAACGCTTGGGAATAGATCGACATTTTCAAGAGGAAATAAAAATGATGCTTGACAATATTTACAA GTATTGGAATCATAACATTATTGGTGATCTCAACATGATGGCTCTAGGATTTCGGATACTACGATTGAATAGATATGATGTTTCCTCAg atgtttttcaaaaatttaaagctGAAGAAGGCCAATTCTTTGGGTTTGGATCTAGCCATGAAGATACAAAATTAGCAATTATGTTGAATTTATATAAAGCTTCAGAGCTAGATTTTCCTGATGAAAAAATCTTAAAAGAAGCTAGAGTTTTTGCATCTACATACCTACAACGGGCTATGAAGGAATATGGTgacataaaagaaaagaaaaatccacTTTTGATAGAG ATTGAATATTCTATGAAATATGCTTGGAGATCTAGGATTCCAAGATGGGAGGCTTGGAACTTTATTCAGATATTTGAACAACAAATTTACAATGGTTCATTTGCCAATAACATTTATAA GATTCCAAACACATATAGCCAAAAGCTATTGGAACTAGCAATTTTGGACTTCAATATTTTACAAGCTCAACATCAATCTGAATTGAAATTAGTGTCCAC ATGGTGGAAAAATTCAAGTGTAATTCAACTTGATTTCTTTCGGCATCGTCATGTGGAATTTTACTTTTGGTGGGCTTCCTCATTATTTGAACCGGAGTTCAACACAAGTAGAATTGGTTTTACAAAATTGGCTACCAACATTTCCCTCATTGATGATACTTATGACACTTATGGGATCATTGATGAGTTGCGATCATTCACAACAGCCTTAATAAG ATGGGATATTTCCACAATTGAGAATCTTCCAGACTATATGAAAATCGCATTCAAATTTTCATACCAGATACACAAGGAAGTTGCAAGTGAAGCTGAAAGAAAGCATGGTTCTTTTGTTCACAAATACATTCAATCTTGT TGGAAGAGTTTTATCTCATCTTATATGCAAGAAGCAGAATGGATAGCTTCTAATCATACACCAGGTTTTGATGAATATCTAATGAATGGGACAAAAAGTAGTGGCATGAGAAATCTATTGGTCCATTCATTAATACTAATGAACATTCCATTATCTGATGAGATGTTGGCACAACTTGATATCCCATCATCAAAGTTGCAAGATCTTGTATCATTGACTACACGACTAGTGGATGATATCAAAGATTTTGAG GATGAGAAAGCTCGTGGAGAGACAGCCTCAAGCATCGAGTGTTATATGAAAGACAACCCTGGTTCTACAAGGGAAGATGCTTTAAACTATATCACAAATTATATTGAGAGTTGTGTACAAGAGTTAAATAAGGAGTTTCTCAAGCCTTCAAATATACCAGATTATTGTAGGAACCTATATTTCAATGCTGGAATGCGAggtatatttttcttattcaaggaTGTTGATGGTTTAACATTTTCTCATCACAAGGAGATACAAGATGCAATAACAAAGATTCTGGTGGAACCAATCATACCATAG